A genomic window from Planctomycetota bacterium includes:
- a CDS encoding polysaccharide biosynthesis tyrosine autokinase gives MNDEHAGTSALVPPIAPPSGASGRALRRTSTRSTPAVAQPYEVTIGSNEEDEGPQIDIAKVLWRRRWTIVILTILGIAGGYGIYRNTEPVYESSTKLYIRAGAVTALGTEDALNGRSSLAEQASIISSSKVLGTAVQRVGVADLPSFDTFDNPLSGLRRAVSVSTEESTRSVFIQSRADRPEDARIITTAVLQAYLDFTADSHRNTAAETLEQLRTARETHERKREELWATRNNLSREIGSFDLNSGRSSTIEGLELEKLSGDLLRAQSEARDLKLTLDAVKSAEGNAVMLDVLLPELEDGGASGAVAAELSLLRRQVRDLTYTSGENATNVLRLRQKIADLEREVEAMRRTDLDNRLGILERRNAVAAARVSELQKEYDERRSELLELNSRLSLNEKVKGDLALTEDWLSTLSSRVNAINVAESSGPLQPEILEEPGLGYQVEPNQTQLLGMGLVLGLMAGFGLAFLQEWLDPRLRSAEEVEDAVGLPILGLVPSYAGENSGTRARHMFENPRSSTSEAYRHIRTVLMSGLQQQAADRVAAGEVGVDEARVILVTSAVSGDGKTTMASNLATSLARLDRRTLLIDADCRKPRLHKYWLTPDPSAEPVDDEMPHGLTSVLSGEATLEECVHETGVENLTLMPCGPLPSDPAELLDSEAFVHLLNELADRFDRVVIDSPPVLPVTDARVLGAVCDATLLVVRVGQTSRRAARHARDGLLRTGAAVVGAAVNDVKPSRRGYGSGYGAYGPYGGYIYGDGTATKRLAPVRISGNGDQPTFSQSNGHADTPVNGSQNGSNGHV, from the coding sequence AACGACGAGCACGCGGGCACGAGCGCCTTGGTTCCACCGATCGCACCGCCGTCGGGTGCGAGCGGTCGTGCCCTGCGCAGGACGTCGACCCGCTCAACGCCAGCGGTCGCGCAGCCGTACGAAGTCACAATCGGCAGCAATGAGGAGGACGAAGGCCCTCAAATCGACATCGCCAAGGTCCTGTGGCGGCGACGTTGGACGATCGTCATCCTGACCATCCTCGGCATCGCCGGCGGGTATGGGATCTACCGAAACACGGAACCGGTATACGAAAGTAGTACCAAGCTCTACATCCGAGCGGGAGCAGTAACCGCACTCGGGACTGAGGACGCGCTCAACGGGCGTTCCTCGTTGGCTGAGCAGGCGAGCATCATCAGCAGTAGCAAGGTTCTCGGCACGGCTGTCCAGCGTGTCGGAGTTGCCGACTTACCAAGCTTCGACACGTTCGACAATCCACTGAGTGGACTGCGCCGGGCGGTAAGCGTGTCCACTGAAGAGTCGACCCGCTCCGTTTTCATCCAGAGTCGGGCTGACCGCCCGGAAGACGCTCGCATCATCACGACTGCGGTTCTGCAGGCCTATCTCGATTTCACAGCTGACAGTCATCGTAACACCGCTGCGGAGACGCTTGAGCAGCTACGCACTGCCCGGGAGACGCACGAGCGAAAGCGCGAGGAACTCTGGGCCACGCGCAACAACCTCAGCCGGGAGATCGGCAGCTTCGACCTAAACAGCGGCCGCAGTAGCACGATTGAGGGGCTGGAGCTTGAGAAGCTCAGCGGCGATCTCCTACGCGCTCAATCAGAAGCCCGCGACCTCAAGCTCACGCTCGATGCCGTCAAGTCGGCCGAGGGCAATGCGGTGATGTTGGACGTTCTGCTACCCGAGCTTGAGGACGGCGGTGCGTCTGGTGCGGTCGCAGCGGAGCTTTCTTTGCTTCGCCGACAAGTCCGTGATTTGACCTACACCAGTGGTGAAAATGCCACCAATGTGTTGCGCCTTCGCCAGAAGATCGCAGACCTCGAACGCGAGGTCGAGGCGATGCGAAGGACCGATCTCGACAATCGCTTGGGCATCCTTGAACGCCGCAACGCGGTTGCTGCCGCACGGGTAAGCGAGCTGCAAAAGGAGTACGACGAGCGTCGGTCAGAACTCCTCGAACTCAACAGCCGACTGTCGCTGAATGAGAAGGTGAAGGGCGACCTTGCGTTGACCGAGGACTGGCTCAGCACGCTGTCGTCTCGTGTCAATGCGATCAACGTTGCCGAGTCGAGTGGGCCACTGCAGCCCGAGATTCTGGAAGAGCCAGGTCTTGGCTACCAGGTCGAGCCGAACCAGACGCAGCTCCTTGGTATGGGCCTGGTTCTGGGTCTGATGGCAGGATTCGGCTTGGCGTTCCTTCAGGAGTGGCTCGATCCGCGGCTCCGGTCGGCTGAGGAGGTCGAGGACGCCGTCGGGCTGCCGATCCTCGGGCTCGTGCCAAGCTACGCTGGCGAAAACTCGGGCACTCGTGCCCGGCACATGTTCGAGAACCCGCGCAGCTCGACCAGCGAGGCCTACAGGCACATCCGCACCGTTCTCATGTCCGGCCTCCAGCAGCAGGCCGCCGACCGTGTGGCCGCCGGTGAAGTCGGGGTGGACGAGGCTCGGGTCATCCTGGTCACCAGTGCCGTTTCGGGCGACGGTAAGACGACGATGGCGAGCAACCTTGCCACGTCGTTGGCACGTCTGGACCGTCGCACACTGCTCATCGACGCCGACTGCCGTAAGCCGCGGCTGCACAAGTACTGGCTCACGCCGGATCCGAGCGCCGAGCCCGTCGATGACGAGATGCCGCACGGACTCACGTCGGTCCTTTCGGGCGAAGCCACGCTCGAAGAGTGTGTCCACGAGACCGGCGTCGAGAACCTCACATTGATGCCCTGTGGTCCGTTGCCCAGCGACCCCGCCGAGCTTCTCGACAGCGAAGCGTTCGTTCACCTGCTGAACGAGCTGGCCGACCGCTTCGATCGCGTCGTCATCGATTCGCCACCGGTGCTGCCGGTGACGGACGCCCGCGTCCTCGGTGCCGTCTGCGACGCAACGCTGCTCGTGGTACGTGTCGGGCAGACGAGCCGACGTGCCGCCCGGCATGCACGCGATGGGTTGCTGCGAACCGGTGCGGCCGTGGTCGGTGCGGCTGTCAATGACGTCAAGCCGTCGCGACGGGGCTACGGCTCTGGCTACGGCGCTTATGGCCCGTACGGCGGGTACATCTACGGCGACGGCACGGCCACGAAACGCCTCGCT